A window of the Cicer arietinum cultivar CDC Frontier isolate Library 1 chromosome 6, Cicar.CDCFrontier_v2.0, whole genome shotgun sequence genome harbors these coding sequences:
- the LOC101509420 gene encoding uncharacterized protein isoform X2, which produces MGKHHLRESIKSLFGSHIDPDKEEQLQGAKTDFEDKVKRVLKLIKDDNLEEDGTPVELLEREPLAELVEDVHNQYQLLYAQYNHLTGELKKRIKGKPEKGSSSSSSDSDSDNSSKNKDSKNGQPQFEFQNIIDGLKQELNVVHVEVADLKRKLATAQEEKEEINSKYLAGLNKIQEADKINMDLKTDAEALGIQRSKLLAENTELNKQLEIAGKVEAELSQRLEDMKTENNSLAMEKETSLRQIDEEKKVTEGLRNLLDQLKDDKVVIEKELQAATDELSIVKQQLEHAEQQITSISHNLEVTKEENESLKVKLLQASNEVQLSQNRIQEFVAESSQLKEKLDEREKEVSTLTQMHEGHQIESSDLIRELELLQNQKRDAEEQLKSCTTEARELGEHNLGLRNQISELEMKSKEREDELSATMEKLKVNESESSFKISDLTSQKEVESLQHQKSDLEVQIGEKIEENSKCIIQIQSLKEEVDRKTLEQERLTEDKENLTESLQNYKRDMEEQLKSCIAEARELGEHNLGLRNQISELEMKSKEREDELTAILEKLKVNESESSFKISDLTSQINNLQADIGSLQAQKNELEEQLTFKSNEASTQVESITNELNALQQEVESLQHQKSDLEVQIGEKIQENSECIIQIQSLKEEVDRKTLETERLTKDKENLTESLQNYKRDMEEQLKSCIAEATELGEHNLGLRNQISELEMKSKDVADVQSAILKRLKVKESESSLKISDLTSQINNLQADIGSLHAQKNELEEQLTFKSNEASTQVESITNEVNALQKEVESLQHHKSDLEVQIGEKIQENSECIIQIQSLKEEVDRKTLEQKRLMEDKEDSSLKISDLTSQINNLQADIGSLHAQKNELEEQLTFKSNEASTQVESITNEVNALQKEVESLQHQKSDLEVQIGEKIQENSECIIQIQSLKEEVDRKTLEQKRLMEDKEDLTMHIKNLEFEMSTIKSNTSEDEEKIRANIQEISHLTQQKLELYDRIAELERKSAEIESECSVFKDKLIKAEEEGSAQTSACNEQIENLKRDLFSMQNKMQDLDQMNENLKLKLESADSQKREVEEQLRAKDSTMNTLKQKMSKDREQIKINMDEISQLRMANLELDDKIDELERRLAAREFDISVLRDKYFKEWEEEVSGKIIPYKAQIEDLQKDLLSLQKTKEELELSSKKTGKEHAKSLKIVAKLERQVEDLKRDLEEKGDEISTLLENVSNLEVKLRLSNQKLRVTEQLLSEKEESFRKAEKKFQEDQRALEDRIATLSFEVTANNKAFHETITNVKVCVNSVISGIDTVSLKFSDDCKNHENRFSNISHELQVAKEYVGEMNREKGQLKKDKHGLLEELQGKKEEELILREKVEKLEATVVELKKTLGELEKMVKEKEEGILDLGEEKREAIKQLCIWIDYHRERYDYLKDIISKTRRGQRAT; this is translated from the exons ATGGGGAAACATCACTTGAGAGAGTCTATAAAATCGCTCTTTGGAAGTCACATTGACCCTGATAAAGAAGAGCAGCTCCAGGGAGCTAAAACAG ATTTTGAAGACAAAGTGAAAAGGGTGTTGAAACTTATTAAAGATGACAACCTTGAAGAGGATGGTACCCCAGTAGAACTTTTGGAAAGGGAACCACTTGCTGAATTGGTTGAGGATGTCCACAATCAATACCAATTGCTTTACGCACAATATAATCATCTGACAGGCGAGTTAAAGAAAAGGATCAAGGGCAAGCCAGAAAAGGGAAGTTCTTCATCTAGCTCTGACTCAGATTCAGataattcttcaaaaaataaaGACAGCAAAAATGGACAACCgcaatttgaatttcaaaatataattgatgGATTAAAGCAAGAACTTAATGTGGTGCATGTGGAAGTCGCTGATTTAAAGCGGAAGTTGGCAACTGCACAAGAAGAGAAGGaagaaataaattcaaaataccTAGCAGGACTGAACAAGATACAAGAAGCAGACAAAATTAATATGGATTTGAAAACTGATGCTGAGGCATTAGGGATTCAGAGATCAAAACTTTTGGCTGAGAATACTGAACTTAATAAGCAACTGGAGATTGCTGGTAAAGTAGAAGCTGAACTGAGTCAAAGATTGGAGGACATGAAGACAGAAAACAATAGCTTGGCCATGGAGAAAGAGACATCTCTTCGACAGATTGACGAGGAAAAGAAGGTTACAGAAGGCCTGAGAAACCTTCTCGATCAACTGAAAGATGATAAGGTAGTGATTGAGAAAGAACTACAAGCAGCAACAGATGAACTTTCTATTGTGAAGCAGCAATTGGAACATGCAGAACAGCAAATTACAAGTATAAGCCACAATCTGGAGGTtacaaaggaagaaaatgaaTCATTAAAAGTGAAACTTTTACAGGCTTCAAATGAGGTTCAGCTGTCTCAGAACAGAATACAAGAATTTGTTGCTGAATCAAGTCAGTTAAAGGAGAAACTTGATGAGAGAGAAAAGGAAGTTTCAACCCTTACTCAGATGCATGAAGGGCATCAGATTGAGTCCTCAGATCTAATCAGGGAATTAGAATTACTGCAAAACCAGAAAAGAGATGCGGAGGAGCAACTTAAGAGCTGCACCACTGAAGCAAGGGAACTGGGGGAGCACAATTTAGGGCTGCGAAACCAAATTTCAGAACTTGAAATGAAGTCCAAAGAAAGAGAAGATGAACTATCTGCTACCATGGAGAAACTTAAAGTTAATGAGAGTGAGTCATCTTTCAAAATATCAGATTTGACATCTCAG AAAGAAGTGGAGTCTCTACAACACCAGAAGTCTGACTTGGAAGTTCAGATAGGGGAAAAAATCGAAGAAAACTCCAAGtgtataattcaaattcaaagtCTGAAAGAGGAGGTTGACAGAAAAACTCTGGAACAAGAGAGACTGACGGAAGACAAAGAAAATTTAACAGAATCACTGCAAAACTATAAAAGAGATATGGAAGAGCAACTAAAGAGCTGCATCGCTGAAGCAAGAGAACTGGGAGAGCACAATTTAGGGCTGCGAAACCAAATTTCAGAACTTGAAATGAAGTCCAAAGAAAGAGAAGATGAACTAACTGCCATCCTGGAGAAACTAAAAGTTAATGAGAGTGAGTCATCTTTCAAAATATCAGATTTGACATCTCAGATAAACAATCTGCAGGCCGATATAGGTTCATTACAAGCTCAGAAAAATGAACTGGAAGAGCAATTAACTTTTAAAAGTAATGAAGCTTCAACTCAAGTCGAAAGCATTACAAATGAGTTGAATGCATTGCAGCAGGAAGTGGAGTCTCTACAACACCAGAAGTCTGACTTGGAAGTTCAGATAGGGGAAAAAATCCAAGAAAATTCCGAGtgtataattcaaattcaaagtCTGAAAGAGGAGGTTGACAGAAAAACTCTGGAAACAGAGAGACTGACGAAAGACAAAGAAAATTTAACAGAATCACTGCAAAACTATAAAAGAGATATGGAAGAGCAACTAAAGAGCTGCATCGCTGAAGCAACAGAACTGGGAGAGCACAATTTAGGGCTGCGAAACCAAATTTCAGAACTTGAAATGAAGTCCAAAGATGTAGCAGATGTACAATCTGCTATCCTGAAGAGACTAAAAGTTAAAGAGAGTGAGTCATCTTTAAAAATATCAGATTTGACATCTCAGATCAACAATCTGCAGGCTGATATAGGCTCATTACATGCTCAGAAAAATGAACTGGAAGAGCAATTAACTTTTAAAAGTAATGAAGCTTCAACTCAAGTCGAAAGCATTACAAATGAGGTGAATGCATTGCAGAAAGAAGTGGAGTCTCTACAACACCATAAATCTGACTTGGAAGTTCAGATAGGGGAAAAAATCCAAGAAAATTCCGAGtgtataattcaaattcaaagtCTGAAAGAGGAGGTTGATAGAAAAACTCTGGAACAAAAGAGATTGATGGAAGACAAAGAAGATTCATCTTTAAAAATATCAGATTTGACATCTCAGATCAACAATCTGCAGGCTGATATAGGCTCATTACATGCTCAGAAAAATGAACTGGAAGAGCAATTAACTTTTAAAAGTAATGAAGCTTCAACTCAAGTCGAAAGCATTACAAATGAGGTGAATGCATTGCAGAAAGAAGTGGAGTCTCTACAACACCAGAAATCTGACTTGGAAGTTCAGATAGGGGAAAAAATCCAAGAAAATTCCGAGtgtataattcaaattcaaagtCTGAAAGAGGAGGTTGATAGAAAAACTCTGGAACAAAAGAGATTGATGGAAGACAAAGAAGATTTAACCATGCACATAAAGAACCTGGAATTTGAGATGAGCACTATAAAGAGCAACACTAGTGAAGATGAAGAGAAAATAAGGGCCAACATCCAAGAGATCAGTCATCTGACACAGCAGAAGTTGGAGCTATACGACAGAATAGCAGAATTGGAGAGAAAATCAGCAGAGATTGAATCAGAGTGCTCAGTTTTCAAGGATAAACTTATTAAGGCAGAGGAAGAGGGTTCAGCCCAAACGTCGGCCTGCAATGAACAAATTGAGAATCTTAAACGTGATTTGTTTTCTATGCAGAATAAGATGCAGGATTTAGATCAAATGAACGAAAATCTGAAGTTAAAGTTGGAATCCGCAGACAGCCAGAAGAGGGAAGTTGAAGAACAATTGAGAGCAAAAGACAGTACAATGAACACTTTAAAGCAAAAAATGAGTAAAGACAGAGAGCAAATAAAGATTAACATGGATGAGATCAGTCAACTGAGAATGGCGAACTTGGAGCTAGATGACAAAATAGATGAATTGGAGAGAAGATTAGCAGCAAGAGAATTTGATATCTCAGTTCTCCGGGATAAATATTTTAAGGAATGGGAGGAAGAGGTTTCAGGAAAAATAATTCCCTACAAAGCCCAAATTGAAGATCTGCAAAAGGACTTGCTTTCCTTACagaaaacaaaagaagaatTGGAGCTCTCCAGCAAAAAAACCGGAAAAGAACATGCAAAATCCCTCAAAATAGTAGCTAAGTTGGAACGCCAAGTTGAAGACCTCAAAAGAGACCTGGAAGAGAAGGGAGATGAGATCAGCACTTTGCTTGAGAATGTCAGCAATCTTGAGGTAAAGCTTCGCCTGTCAAATCAAAAGCTCCGGGTTACAGAACAATTGCTAAGTGAAAAGGAAGAGAGTTTTAGAAAGGCGGAAAAGAAGTTTCAGGAAGATCAGAGAGCACTTGAAGACAGGATTGCTACTTTGTCATTTGAAGTTACTGCTAACAATAAAGCTTTTCATGAAACTATCACAAATGTTAAAGTGTGTGTCAATAGTGTGATATCTGGGATAGATACTGTAAGCTTGAAATTTTCTGACGACTGCAAAAATCATGAGAACCGCTTCTCAAACATCTCACATGAGCTTCAGGTTGCAAAAGAATATGTCGGGGAGATGAATAGGGAAAAGGGGCAATTAAAGAAAGACAAACACGGTTTGTTGGAGGAGCTGCAGGGTAAAAAGGAAGAGGAATTGATTCTGAGGGAGAAGGTTGAGAAGCTAGAGGCAACAGTTGTTGAACTTAAGAAGACCCTTGGAGAACTAGAGAAGATGGTGAAAGAGAAAGAGGAAGGTATATTGGACTTGGGAGAGGAAAAGAGGGAGGCTATTAAGCAGCTCTGTATATGGATTGATTATCACCGTGAGCGTTATGACTATCTCAAGGACATCATATCGAAGACTAGGAGGGGCCAGAGAGCAACATaa
- the LOC101509420 gene encoding uncharacterized protein isoform X1 translates to MGKHHLRESIKSLFGSHIDPDKEEQLQGAKTDFEDKVKRVLKLIKDDNLEEDGTPVELLEREPLAELVEDVHNQYQLLYAQYNHLTGELKKRIKGKPEKGSSSSSSDSDSDNSSKNKDSKNGQPQFEFQNIIDGLKQELNVVHVEVADLKRKLATAQEEKEEINSKYLAGLNKIQEADKINMDLKTDAEALGIQRSKLLAENTELNKQLEIAGKVEAELSQRLEDMKTENNSLAMEKETSLRQIDEEKKVTEGLRNLLDQLKDDKVVIEKELQAATDELSIVKQQLEHAEQQITSISHNLEVTKEENESLKVKLLQASNEVQLSQNRIQEFVAESSQLKEKLDEREKEVSTLTQMHEGHQIESSDLIRELELLQNQKRDAEEQLKSCTTEARELGEHNLGLRNQISELEMKSKEREDELSATMEKLKVNESESSFKISDLTSQVNTLLADIGSLQTQKNELEEQLTFKSNEASTKVESITNEMNALQKEVESLQHQKSDLEVQIGEKIEENSKCIIQIQSLKEEVDRKTLEQERLTEDKENLTESLQNYKRDMEEQLKSCIAEARELGEHNLGLRNQISELEMKSKEREDELTAILEKLKVNESESSFKISDLTSQINNLQADIGSLQAQKNELEEQLTFKSNEASTQVESITNELNALQQEVESLQHQKSDLEVQIGEKIQENSECIIQIQSLKEEVDRKTLETERLTKDKENLTESLQNYKRDMEEQLKSCIAEATELGEHNLGLRNQISELEMKSKDVADVQSAILKRLKVKESESSLKISDLTSQINNLQADIGSLHAQKNELEEQLTFKSNEASTQVESITNEVNALQKEVESLQHHKSDLEVQIGEKIQENSECIIQIQSLKEEVDRKTLEQKRLMEDKEDSSLKISDLTSQINNLQADIGSLHAQKNELEEQLTFKSNEASTQVESITNEVNALQKEVESLQHQKSDLEVQIGEKIQENSECIIQIQSLKEEVDRKTLEQKRLMEDKEDLTMHIKNLEFEMSTIKSNTSEDEEKIRANIQEISHLTQQKLELYDRIAELERKSAEIESECSVFKDKLIKAEEEGSAQTSACNEQIENLKRDLFSMQNKMQDLDQMNENLKLKLESADSQKREVEEQLRAKDSTMNTLKQKMSKDREQIKINMDEISQLRMANLELDDKIDELERRLAAREFDISVLRDKYFKEWEEEVSGKIIPYKAQIEDLQKDLLSLQKTKEELELSSKKTGKEHAKSLKIVAKLERQVEDLKRDLEEKGDEISTLLENVSNLEVKLRLSNQKLRVTEQLLSEKEESFRKAEKKFQEDQRALEDRIATLSFEVTANNKAFHETITNVKVCVNSVISGIDTVSLKFSDDCKNHENRFSNISHELQVAKEYVGEMNREKGQLKKDKHGLLEELQGKKEEELILREKVEKLEATVVELKKTLGELEKMVKEKEEGILDLGEEKREAIKQLCIWIDYHRERYDYLKDIISKTRRGQRAT, encoded by the exons ATGGGGAAACATCACTTGAGAGAGTCTATAAAATCGCTCTTTGGAAGTCACATTGACCCTGATAAAGAAGAGCAGCTCCAGGGAGCTAAAACAG ATTTTGAAGACAAAGTGAAAAGGGTGTTGAAACTTATTAAAGATGACAACCTTGAAGAGGATGGTACCCCAGTAGAACTTTTGGAAAGGGAACCACTTGCTGAATTGGTTGAGGATGTCCACAATCAATACCAATTGCTTTACGCACAATATAATCATCTGACAGGCGAGTTAAAGAAAAGGATCAAGGGCAAGCCAGAAAAGGGAAGTTCTTCATCTAGCTCTGACTCAGATTCAGataattcttcaaaaaataaaGACAGCAAAAATGGACAACCgcaatttgaatttcaaaatataattgatgGATTAAAGCAAGAACTTAATGTGGTGCATGTGGAAGTCGCTGATTTAAAGCGGAAGTTGGCAACTGCACAAGAAGAGAAGGaagaaataaattcaaaataccTAGCAGGACTGAACAAGATACAAGAAGCAGACAAAATTAATATGGATTTGAAAACTGATGCTGAGGCATTAGGGATTCAGAGATCAAAACTTTTGGCTGAGAATACTGAACTTAATAAGCAACTGGAGATTGCTGGTAAAGTAGAAGCTGAACTGAGTCAAAGATTGGAGGACATGAAGACAGAAAACAATAGCTTGGCCATGGAGAAAGAGACATCTCTTCGACAGATTGACGAGGAAAAGAAGGTTACAGAAGGCCTGAGAAACCTTCTCGATCAACTGAAAGATGATAAGGTAGTGATTGAGAAAGAACTACAAGCAGCAACAGATGAACTTTCTATTGTGAAGCAGCAATTGGAACATGCAGAACAGCAAATTACAAGTATAAGCCACAATCTGGAGGTtacaaaggaagaaaatgaaTCATTAAAAGTGAAACTTTTACAGGCTTCAAATGAGGTTCAGCTGTCTCAGAACAGAATACAAGAATTTGTTGCTGAATCAAGTCAGTTAAAGGAGAAACTTGATGAGAGAGAAAAGGAAGTTTCAACCCTTACTCAGATGCATGAAGGGCATCAGATTGAGTCCTCAGATCTAATCAGGGAATTAGAATTACTGCAAAACCAGAAAAGAGATGCGGAGGAGCAACTTAAGAGCTGCACCACTGAAGCAAGGGAACTGGGGGAGCACAATTTAGGGCTGCGAAACCAAATTTCAGAACTTGAAATGAAGTCCAAAGAAAGAGAAGATGAACTATCTGCTACCATGGAGAAACTTAAAGTTAATGAGAGTGAGTCATCTTTCAAAATATCAGATTTGACATCTCAGGTAAACACTCTGCTGGCTGATATAGGCTCATTACAAACTCAGAAAAATGAACTGGAAGAGCAATTAACTTTTAAAAGTAATGAAGCTTCAACTAAAGTTGAAAGCATTACAAATGAGATGAATGCATTGCAGAAAGAAGTGGAGTCTCTACAACACCAGAAGTCTGACTTGGAAGTTCAGATAGGGGAAAAAATCGAAGAAAACTCCAAGtgtataattcaaattcaaagtCTGAAAGAGGAGGTTGACAGAAAAACTCTGGAACAAGAGAGACTGACGGAAGACAAAGAAAATTTAACAGAATCACTGCAAAACTATAAAAGAGATATGGAAGAGCAACTAAAGAGCTGCATCGCTGAAGCAAGAGAACTGGGAGAGCACAATTTAGGGCTGCGAAACCAAATTTCAGAACTTGAAATGAAGTCCAAAGAAAGAGAAGATGAACTAACTGCCATCCTGGAGAAACTAAAAGTTAATGAGAGTGAGTCATCTTTCAAAATATCAGATTTGACATCTCAGATAAACAATCTGCAGGCCGATATAGGTTCATTACAAGCTCAGAAAAATGAACTGGAAGAGCAATTAACTTTTAAAAGTAATGAAGCTTCAACTCAAGTCGAAAGCATTACAAATGAGTTGAATGCATTGCAGCAGGAAGTGGAGTCTCTACAACACCAGAAGTCTGACTTGGAAGTTCAGATAGGGGAAAAAATCCAAGAAAATTCCGAGtgtataattcaaattcaaagtCTGAAAGAGGAGGTTGACAGAAAAACTCTGGAAACAGAGAGACTGACGAAAGACAAAGAAAATTTAACAGAATCACTGCAAAACTATAAAAGAGATATGGAAGAGCAACTAAAGAGCTGCATCGCTGAAGCAACAGAACTGGGAGAGCACAATTTAGGGCTGCGAAACCAAATTTCAGAACTTGAAATGAAGTCCAAAGATGTAGCAGATGTACAATCTGCTATCCTGAAGAGACTAAAAGTTAAAGAGAGTGAGTCATCTTTAAAAATATCAGATTTGACATCTCAGATCAACAATCTGCAGGCTGATATAGGCTCATTACATGCTCAGAAAAATGAACTGGAAGAGCAATTAACTTTTAAAAGTAATGAAGCTTCAACTCAAGTCGAAAGCATTACAAATGAGGTGAATGCATTGCAGAAAGAAGTGGAGTCTCTACAACACCATAAATCTGACTTGGAAGTTCAGATAGGGGAAAAAATCCAAGAAAATTCCGAGtgtataattcaaattcaaagtCTGAAAGAGGAGGTTGATAGAAAAACTCTGGAACAAAAGAGATTGATGGAAGACAAAGAAGATTCATCTTTAAAAATATCAGATTTGACATCTCAGATCAACAATCTGCAGGCTGATATAGGCTCATTACATGCTCAGAAAAATGAACTGGAAGAGCAATTAACTTTTAAAAGTAATGAAGCTTCAACTCAAGTCGAAAGCATTACAAATGAGGTGAATGCATTGCAGAAAGAAGTGGAGTCTCTACAACACCAGAAATCTGACTTGGAAGTTCAGATAGGGGAAAAAATCCAAGAAAATTCCGAGtgtataattcaaattcaaagtCTGAAAGAGGAGGTTGATAGAAAAACTCTGGAACAAAAGAGATTGATGGAAGACAAAGAAGATTTAACCATGCACATAAAGAACCTGGAATTTGAGATGAGCACTATAAAGAGCAACACTAGTGAAGATGAAGAGAAAATAAGGGCCAACATCCAAGAGATCAGTCATCTGACACAGCAGAAGTTGGAGCTATACGACAGAATAGCAGAATTGGAGAGAAAATCAGCAGAGATTGAATCAGAGTGCTCAGTTTTCAAGGATAAACTTATTAAGGCAGAGGAAGAGGGTTCAGCCCAAACGTCGGCCTGCAATGAACAAATTGAGAATCTTAAACGTGATTTGTTTTCTATGCAGAATAAGATGCAGGATTTAGATCAAATGAACGAAAATCTGAAGTTAAAGTTGGAATCCGCAGACAGCCAGAAGAGGGAAGTTGAAGAACAATTGAGAGCAAAAGACAGTACAATGAACACTTTAAAGCAAAAAATGAGTAAAGACAGAGAGCAAATAAAGATTAACATGGATGAGATCAGTCAACTGAGAATGGCGAACTTGGAGCTAGATGACAAAATAGATGAATTGGAGAGAAGATTAGCAGCAAGAGAATTTGATATCTCAGTTCTCCGGGATAAATATTTTAAGGAATGGGAGGAAGAGGTTTCAGGAAAAATAATTCCCTACAAAGCCCAAATTGAAGATCTGCAAAAGGACTTGCTTTCCTTACagaaaacaaaagaagaatTGGAGCTCTCCAGCAAAAAAACCGGAAAAGAACATGCAAAATCCCTCAAAATAGTAGCTAAGTTGGAACGCCAAGTTGAAGACCTCAAAAGAGACCTGGAAGAGAAGGGAGATGAGATCAGCACTTTGCTTGAGAATGTCAGCAATCTTGAGGTAAAGCTTCGCCTGTCAAATCAAAAGCTCCGGGTTACAGAACAATTGCTAAGTGAAAAGGAAGAGAGTTTTAGAAAGGCGGAAAAGAAGTTTCAGGAAGATCAGAGAGCACTTGAAGACAGGATTGCTACTTTGTCATTTGAAGTTACTGCTAACAATAAAGCTTTTCATGAAACTATCACAAATGTTAAAGTGTGTGTCAATAGTGTGATATCTGGGATAGATACTGTAAGCTTGAAATTTTCTGACGACTGCAAAAATCATGAGAACCGCTTCTCAAACATCTCACATGAGCTTCAGGTTGCAAAAGAATATGTCGGGGAGATGAATAGGGAAAAGGGGCAATTAAAGAAAGACAAACACGGTTTGTTGGAGGAGCTGCAGGGTAAAAAGGAAGAGGAATTGATTCTGAGGGAGAAGGTTGAGAAGCTAGAGGCAACAGTTGTTGAACTTAAGAAGACCCTTGGAGAACTAGAGAAGATGGTGAAAGAGAAAGAGGAAGGTATATTGGACTTGGGAGAGGAAAAGAGGGAGGCTATTAAGCAGCTCTGTATATGGATTGATTATCACCGTGAGCGTTATGACTATCTCAAGGACATCATATCGAAGACTAGGAGGGGCCAGAGAGCAACATaa